CACCGAGGTCATCCTCCCGCTGGACGAGCTGCAGGTCGGCGACCACTTCATCGTGCGGCCGGGAGAGAAGGTCGCGACCGACGGTCGCATCATCGACGGCACGAGCTCCATCGACACCTCGCTCGTCACCGGTGAGTCCGTGCCCGTCGACGTGCGCTCCGGCGACACGGTCGACGCCGGCACCGTCAACACCTCCGGGCGGCTGATCGTCGAGGCGACCGCGGTGGGCTCTGACACGACCTTCGCCGCGATCGTGCGACTGGTCGAGCAGGCGCAGACCGGCAAGGCCGACGTCCAGCGCCTCGCCGACCGGGTCTCCGCGGTCTTCGTCCCCGCCGTCCTGGTGGTCGCGTTGCTGACCTTCGTCGGCTGGTGGATCGGCTCCGGGTCGGCGACGACCGCGATCGGCGTCGCCGTGACCGTGCTGATCATCGCCTGCCCGTGCGCGCTGGGCCTGGCCACGCCGATGGCGCTGCTCGTCGGCACCAGTCGCGGCGCGCAGAAGGGCATCCTCATCAAGGGCCCGCAGGTCCTCGAGGACACCCGCCGTATCGACACCCTCGTCCTGGACAAGACCGGGACGATCACCACGGGCGTCGCCCAGGTGACCGACCTCGCCGCTGCTCCCGGGCTGCACCCCGCCGCCGTCCTCAGCGCGGCCGCGGCCGTCGAGTCCGGCAGCGAGCACCCGATCGCGCGGGCCATCGTGCGCCGCGCGCAGGACCAGGGCATCAAGATCCCGCGCATCACGGACTTCGAGAGCCTGCCCGGCTCCGGCGCGGTCGCCACGATCAAGGGCACCCGCGTCACCGTCGGCAAGTCCGACCTCTTCGACGAGGTGCCGCCGGAGCTGGCGACGCTCGAGCGGCGCGGCACGACCGTCTTCGTCGGGTGGGAGCGCAAGGCGCGCGGCGCGCTCACCGTCGCCGACGAGGTCCGTGACACCTCGGGCGACGCGATCCGCGCGCTGCGGGCCGAGGGTCTGCAGGTGTGGCTGCTCAGCGGCGACGCCGAGCACAACGCGACCGCGATCGCCGCGACCGTCGGCATCGACGCCGAGCACGTCATCGCCGGGGTGCGCCCCCACGACAAGCACGACGTCATCGAGCGCCTCCAGGGCGAGGGTCGGGTCGTCGCGATGGTCGGCGACGGCGTCAACGACGCGGCCGCGATCGTGCGTGCCGATCTCGGGATGGCGATGGGCACCGGCACCGACGTCGCGATGGAGTCCGCCGACATCGTGCTCGTGCACGCCGACCTCGAGTCGGTCCCCCGCGCGATCTCGCTCTCCCGGGAGACGCTGAAGGTGATCAAGCAGAACCTCGGCTGGGCGTTCGGCTACAACATCGCCGCAATCCCGCTCGCGGTGGCCGGCCTGCTCAACCCGATGATCGCCGGCGCGGCGATGGCGATGAGCTCGGTCCTCGTCGTGCTCAACTCCCTGCGGCTGCGCAGGGTGCTGCCGGACGACTGAGGGATCCCCCTTCGCCACGGAGCGGATCGGCCGGGCACCACCCCTGCGGGTGCCCGGCCGACCACGTCCTCCTCTCGCCCGCGACGCACGCGGATCCCTGTTACCCCGCGGCGGGCGCTCGATCCCTCAGATCTCGGCCTTCCACGCCTGCGCGACGGAGAGCTTGCCGGAGGTCTGCATCAGCGCCCGGCGGTAGATCCGCTCGGCGAGCAGGATGACCGCGAAGGTGGCGGCGGCGAGCAGACCGAGGCTGATCAGCGCCTCCCACCAGGACGACTCACCAGAGACCAGGCGCATCGGCTGGAGGATCGCCGAGAACGGGGGGATCCAGGCGAGCACCTCGACGACCGTGCCCTTGGCGAAGATCGCACCGAAGAACATCACCATGATCAGCATCGTGACCGGCAGCGACGTGGACTGGATGTCCTCCTGCCGCGAGGCGAGCGATCCGGCCACCGCGTACAGTGCCGCGATCATCGTGAAGCCGGCGAGGAAGAAGACGACGAACCAGGCCAGGCTCGAGGTGAAGCCCGGCAGCAGGTCGCCCCACTCGGTGAACGTCACCCCGATCACGGCGACGATGCCGTACAGCACGAGCTGGCCCACGGCGAGCACGACGGCGGCGGCGAGCTTGCCGAAGAGCAGGTGGCGAAGGGGGATCGACGTCGCGATGATCTCCACGATCCGCGACTGCTTCTCCTCGGTCACGCTCATCGCGAGGTACATCCCGAAGATGATGGCGGCCATGTAGAAGAGGAAGGCCATGCCGAACCCGACCGCCTGCCCGATCTGTCGCTGCTCGGCGTCACCGTCGAGGATGTCCGTGCTGACGGCGCTGCCTGCTTGGAGGGTCGCGAGGTCGGTGCCGGCGTGCGCGGCGTTGGCGGTCAGGACGTGCTGGCGGATCGCCGTGTCTGCCACGGAGAGCAGTCCGCTGTCCACCTCGGACTTGCCGACCAGTTGCCAACCGTCGTCGGTCGGCGAGAGCCAGGCGTCGACATCCTTGTCCATGACGGCGCTCTTCGCAGCGGCGTCGTCGTCGACCTCGGTGGTCGTGATCGTCACCGTGTCGTCGATCGTCGGGGCCTGGTCGGTCAGGACCTCGCCCATCTGCGCGGACTGGCTGGTGACCGCGACGTCGTAGGTCGACTCCTGGTTGCCCTGCCAGATCTGGAAGCCGAAGACACCCAGGATGATCACGAGGGTCAAGAGGGTCGACCCGATGAAGGTCTTGTCGCGCATGCGGACCGACACGTCGCGCTGTGCGACGAGTGCCCAGGCGTGCGTACTCATGCCGTCACCTCTCGGTAGACCTCGGACAGCGGCGGGATGATCGGGCTGAGCTCCTCCACGCCGCCGCGGCGCAGGCCCTCGGCGAGCACCTCGCCCAACAGGCGACGGCGTTCCTCCTCGACGTCGGTCGGCAGGTCGATGATCGCCGTCGGGCCGTCCACGTCGACGGTGACCAGACCGGGGATCTCGCGCACCCAACCGGCGTCGCGGACAGCGACCAGCCGGTGTCGGCGCGGCGCTCCCCCGCGCAGCTCGGCGGGACTGCCACTGCCGCGGACCCGGCCCCCCGCGAGGATGACGAGCTCGTCGCAGAGCCGGTCGACGAGGTCGAGCTGGTGGCTGGAGAAGAGCACCGGGACCCCGCGAGCGGTGTGCTCACGCAGCAGGTCGGCCATCGAGTCGACGGCCTCCGGATCGAGCCCGGAGAAGGGCTCGTCGAGGATCAGCGCCGACGGCTCGATCATCAGCGCGGCTGCGATCTGCACACGCTGCTGGTTGCCCAGCGAGAGTGCCTCGACGGGGTCGGTCGCGCGCTCGGCGAGGTCGAGTCGCTCGAGGAGGGTCATGACGGACTCGCGGGCAGCCGTGCGGGTCAGGCCCTTGAGCTGGCCGAGGTAGATCAGCTGGTCGAGAACCTTCTGCTTCGGGTAGAGGCCCCGCTCCTCCGGCATGTACCCGATCGTGCGCTGGTCGGCGACCGTGATCGGTCGCTCCCCCCAGAGCACCCGACCCTCGGTGATCGACAGGACGCCCATGATCATCCGCATGGTCGTCGTCTTCCCGGCGCCGTTGCCCCCGACGAAGCCGGTCATCGATCCCTGCTCGACCGTGAAGTCGACGTGGTCGACGGCGGTGAAGTCACCGAACCGCCGCGTCAACCCTTCCACGGTGATCGTGTGCGGTGTGTTGGCCATGGTGACAACGCTATGGATCCGGCCATCCGCGCGGATCCGCCTCCGGGGTGGTCTTGAGGCGTTGGCGGCATCCCCCCGCGGGTGGACGTGCCGCCCCCTCGTCCGGCAGCTCCGCACGTGCCCGGGCAGTCGCGATCCTGGGTTTGCAACTGCCTGGGCAGTTGTGACCCGACAGTGCAGCTGAGGCTCGGTGCGGGGTCGGCCCGGGTCAGACGATGCCGGCCTCGTGGGCCACGATCACCGCGCCGACGCGGTCGCGCACCTGCAGCTTGGCGAAGATGCTCGACACGTGCGTCTTGACCGTCGCGGCGCCGATGACCAACTCGGCGGCGATCTCCCGGTTGGACTTCCCGGTGCCGACGAGACGCAGGACGTCGAGCTCGCGACCCGTCAGCTGGGAGATCAGCCCGGCGTGCGGCGAGGGACTCCCCTCGCCCGTCGCCTGCGGATCGGCCGACATCTGCGCGATGACCCGCTTGGTCACCTCGGGCGCGAGCAGGGCGTGGCCGTGGCCGACGGCTCGCAGTGCCTCGACGAGCTGCTCCGCCTCGGCGTTCTTCAGCAGGAACCCGCTGGCGCCGGCCCGCAGGGCGTCGAAGAGGTAGTCGTCCCGGTCGAAGGTGGTCAGGATGAGCACCCGGCCCAGCTCGCGCTCGACGATCTCCCGGGTGGCGGCGACCCCGTCCATGACCGGCATCTGCACGTCCATGACGATGACGTCGGGCCGGTGCGTGGCCGCCATGTCGACGGCCTCGCGGCCGGTGGCGGCCTCGCCGACCACCTCGAGGTCGTCCTCCACCGAGAGCATCATCGCGAAGCCGGACCGGATCAGCGGTTGATCGTCGACGAGGAGCACGCGCAGCGTCCGGCTCACGAGCCACCCCCGGAGCGAAGGGGGATCCTCGCCCGCACGCGGTAGCCACCGAGCGGACGTGGCCCCATCTCGACGGTGCCGTGATGGGAGGAGATCCGTTCCCGGATCCCCAGCTGGCCCATGCCCGTCCCCGAGGTACCGGGACGGGGACGCCCGTCGTCGGTGACCTCGACCTCGGCACTGCGCGCACCCACCCGCACCGTCACCCGGGCGGTGCGTGCGCTCGAGTGCCGCGTGACGTTGGTCAGTGCCTCCTGTGCAGTCCGGTAGAGCGAGTGCCCCACGGCGTCCGGGACACGGACCAGGTCGTCATCGGACTCCTCGACGAGGTCGTGGACGACGGTGAGCGACGACGTCGTGCGGGAGGTGACGAGCTCGGGGAGGTCGCCCAGTCCCGGCTGCGGGGTGAAGTCCGGCGCAGCGTCGACCGACCCGTCGACACCGGCACCCTCGACCGCGGCGGAGGCCTCCCCCTTGCGCAGGGTGCCGAGCAGGCCACGCATCTGGATCACCGCGTCGCGGGAGCCGTCCTCGATCCGGCCGAGCGCCCCCTTCGCCGCCTCGGGGTCGGTGTCGAGGACTCGACGGGCCGCTGCCGCCTGCACCCCGATCCCGGAGACGTGGTGGGCGACGACGTCGTGCAGCTCGCGTGCGATGCGCAGCCGTTCCTCGATGATCGCGTTGTCGCGCAATCCCTCCGCCTGCTCTCGGATCGTCGCGGTCTGCTGCTCCAGGTCGGCGCGCTGCCGGGCGCTGCGCCAGGCCATCTGGCCGCCGATGACCGCACCGCCGAAGTAGAGGATGTTGATGGTGCCCGCCATCAGTGCCGCCGCGACCGTCACGGAGAAGAGTGCCCCGGGGTCGGGAGCAGGGGCCATGTCGCGGAGCACGCGCCCGACCGCAAAGCTCCACACGAGCCAGAGGAACATCGCGGCGAGGATGACGGCGTAGACCACCACCATCGCCCTCCGGTTGCGCGCCCACGCCACACCGGCGAAGACGACGAGGAAGAAGACGACCTGTGTCGAGAGCAGGCTGGTCATCAGGGGCACGTAGATCCCGATGGCCAGGTACCCCGCCGATGCGAGGGCTGCGGTGGTCAGCGGCCACCGCCGACGAGGCAGGAGGAAGAGGCAGGGCACCGCGGTCAGCAGCACCTGCTGCCAGACGGGTCCGTCGACCTGCGAGAGGCTGCCGACGGAGCGCATCAGCTCCAGGACGAAGAGGGAGACGGCCACCGAGACGACCGTGAGGACCACGTCGGAACGGCCGATGCCCCCGTCGGGCCGGACCCAGTCGTCGTCGAGCGCGAAGAAGTCGCCGACGCGGTCCACCCAGGAAGCCATCGGCTCAGACCATCAGAGGGTGACGGGACCGTTGGGGGTGTTGAAGGTGACGGACATCAGGCCGGGCGTGCCGTTGGGTGCGACGAAGTCGAAGTCGATGACCGAGGAGGTCTCCTGCGCGGGGTGGCCCCCCAGCCAGTCCCGCACGCGGTCGGGGTCGCCGGCGATCTGCAGCGACGCGATGGTCACGTCGGTCTCGGCCTCCTGGGACGGGTGCGGTGAGCCCTCGCCCCACTTGACGAAGAAGGGCAGCTGCGGGTCCGCGAGGGTGCCCTTGATGCCGATCTGCTTCCACAGGAACTCACGGCCGTCGTTGAGGCGACGGTTGCCGTCCACGGCCTGGCGGTCCAGACGCTTCTCGACGGACTCGAGGTCGTCGTCGACGCGGATGACCCAGCCCATCCAGCCGCCACCGGCCTCGGAGCGGGCGCGCACGACCTGCCCGAAGGGTGCCTTGTCGGAGCTGGGGTGGTCGAGCACCTCGACGATCTCGACGTAGCGCTCGTGCGCCAGCGGCAGGATCATGTTGCGGGTGCCGAATCGCGGGTGCAGTCCGCCATCGACCGGTGTGACCCCGAGGGCCTCGCCGAGGCGCTCCGCGGTGGCCTTGACACCGCTCTGGTCGGCTGCAAAGGAGACGTGGTCAACGCGCATGGTGGCATCGTGACACAGGCCGCACTCCGGCCGGCAATCGGGTCCCGTCAGCCCGCCCGGCGCTGGCGGACCGCCTCGTAGACGACGATGGCCGCCGACGTGGCGACGTTGAGCGAATTCGCCTGTCCCACCATGGGGATGCGCACCCGGTACTGGGCCCGCGCGAGGGCCGCCTCGCTCAGGCCGTACTTCTCCGAGCCGACCGCGACGGCGACCGGGCCGGTGAGATCGGCATCCGTGTGGTCGACGTGGGTGTCCGGCGTCGTGGCGACGACGGCGACGCCACGCTCGGTCAGCCACGCCCAGGCCTCGTCGGTGCTGGCGGAGGCGACCGGGACGGAGAAGACGGTGCCCTTGCTCGACCGGATGACGTTCGGGTTGCCCCAGTCGGTGACCGGGTCGGCGGCGATGACGAGGGCGACGCCGGCCGCGTCGGCGGTGCGGAGCACGGCCCCGAGATTGCCGGGCTTCTCCACCCCTTCGCACAGGACGACGAGCGCCCCCTCCGGCAGCTCGACGTCGGCGAGTGCGTGGCCGGGCAGGGGGACCCGCGCGAGGATCCCGTCGGGGCCCTCGCGGTAGGCGACCTTCTCGAAGGCGGTCCGCCCCAGCTCGACGATCTCCGCGCCGGTCCGTCGCGCGCGCTCGACGAGGGCGGCACCGGCGTGTGGGTCGAGCATCAGCTCGGGGCAGTGGAAGAGGGCACGTGGCACGACGCCGGCGTCGAGGGCGAGGGTGGTCTCCTCGAGGCCTTCGAGGAGCGTGGTCCCGGAGCACTCGCGGGCACGGCGGCGGCGCAGCGCAACGAGGTCCTTCAGTCGCTGGTTGGCGGGTGAGGTGATGACGAGATCGGCCATGGCAGGAACCAGCATGCCCCACAATCAGGTGGATGGCCGATGATCGTTCCTCCCCCGCTCGCCTCGTGTCGGCGCTGGCGGCGATGACCGCCGTGATGCTGCTCGTCGCGGCGCTCGGCGAGTGGCTGCTGCTCCCGTCGGCGACGGTTCGCGATCTGGACGAAGGGGGCGTGGCCCGCGGAGTCGGTCTCCTCACCACCGTCCCGGGGCTCGAGTCCGTCGCGCTCCTCTGGTCCGACCTCACGCAGCCGTGGGTCGTCCACACCCTCGTCCTCGTCGTCGCGCTCCTCCTCCTGGCCCGGGGCCGGGTGTCGTCACGGGCCCTGCTCGTCGTCCCCATCTCTCTGGTCGGCTGGACGCTCGAGGCCGTCTGCAAGGTGCTCGTCGAGCGTCCGCGTCCCGCGGAGGCAGTCGTCGAGGTGGGCAGCTGGTCCTACCCGAGCGGGCACGCCACGAACGCCGCCCTCGGCGCGGTCCTGCTCATCACCCTCGTCACCACGGTGCGCTCGGCGTGGGTCCGGTGGGGCGCGACGACCCTGGTGGTCATCGGCGCCGTGCTCACCGCAGCCGACCGGGTCGTCCTCGGCGTCCACTACCCCGGTGACGTCCTCAGTGGCCTTCTGCTCGGGACCGTCCTCGGGCTCATCGGGGTGTGGGGGCTGGCGCCGACAGCCCATCCTCCGCTCGAATCGCGCGCGGGGTAGCCGACGGCGCCGCCCACTCACCCACCGCGCCCGTTCAGGACTTCCCCTGCCGCGGACGCCGCGGTACCGCATGTACCGGCCGCACTCGGGAGCCCACCAGAGTCCCACCGATTGGTGCAGCATGGTGCCCATGGACGCCGAGCAAGCCTTCACTCGTGTCACCGGAGTCCTCCAGGAGCAGCTGGGTACCGGTCTGCGCACCTCCCGGGAGCGTGCCGCGCTCATGGCTGTGCTGGAGCGGGGGCACGAGCGAGCCGACGGCGCCGCCGAGGACTACGACGAGGCCGTGGACGCGCTGGCAGCCGCACTGGTGCGCACGGGTGCGACACGTATCGAGGGGCACGCCAGCGCCGACGGCGCAACACCCACGGACATCGAGCCGGGAGTGGTCGAGGCCTCCCTCAGGGCCATCTGTCCCCTCTGGCCCTTCTGCTGATGGCGTCGCCACGGGAGCGGTCCTTCACGCTCGTCACGGACTTCACCAGGCAACTGATCACGCTGTGCGCCGCGATCGTCGCCCTGGAGGTCTCCTTCGTCGCGTCGAGCTCCGTCCCGCTCGACGAGGCGACCCGACGCATCTTCGGCCTGTCGTGGTGCGTCTTCCTCGGGTCCATCGTCTTCGGCCTGCTCGTCTTCCAGAAGTTCATCGGCGAGGATGCCCGGCAGCAGGACGAGGAGGCGCGGCCACCGAACCCGTACTCCGGCTGGATCAGGCGCTTCGCGTTCGCGCAGATCGTCCTGTTCCTCCTGGCTGTGGCCCTCGGGATCGTGGCCGGTTGGCGGGTCCTGTGACCGCGGCGCTGCGTGGTCACAGCAGGGGGCGCAGTGCCGCGGCGAGCCCGTCCTCCTCGACGGTGCCGGTGGTCTCGTCGGCGGCGGCGACGACCTCGTCCGGGGCGCCGCCCATGGCGACCCCGCGGGCGGCCCACTGCAGCATCTCGAGGTCGTTGCGCTGGTCGCCGGCGGCGAAGGTCCGGGCGGGCTCGACGCCGATCCGGCGGCGCACGATCTCCAGGGCCGACCCCTTGGAGACGCCCTCGGGGGCCAGGTCCAGCCACGCGGTGTAGCCCACGGCATAGCTGACCCCGTGCAGTCCGATCCGGTCGACGAGGTCGAGGAAGTCGGCGCTGTCACCGTTGGGGTCGTGGAAGGTCACGCGGGTGGTGGGCTCGGCGACGAGCTCCTCCCACGGGACGACGACCTGTTCTCCCCACAACACGCCCTCGGGGTAGGGCCGGGCGACCTTGAAGCCGGCCCCGACCTGCTCGACGGCGCACAGGATGTGCGGTGCGTGCTCGCGGATGAGGGTCATCGCCGGCTTCGGGTCGAAGGTCACCGTCTCCTCGACGCGGTACCCGTCGGGCTCCGCGGAGTCGAGGGCGATCGTCACCGCGCCGTTGGAGCAGACCGCCCACCCGTGGGTCAGGTCGAGCATCTGCAGGATCTGCAGCGTCGCGACGACCGAGCGACCGGTGGCGACGACGACGTGGTGGCCGGCACCTGCCACCGCGCGCACCGCCTCCCGGGTCACCGCGGGCATCCGCCCGTCGTGGGTGAGCATCGTGCCGTCGACATCCAGTGCGACGAGGTGCGGATCCATGCCCCGAACGCTATCCGGCGCACCCTCCTGCCCCGCGCAGCGCCCCTGCCCCGACTCACGTGGGAGTCAGCCCCGGGCGGCACCGAGCTTCCAGTACCCGGAGAAGGTGATCGCCTTCTTGTCCATGCCGACCTGCTGCACGAGATGCCGGCGCACGGAGGTGGCCAGACCGGACTCGCCGCACGCCCAGGCGTAGTCGAGACCTGTCGTCGCCGAGGGGTCGGCAACCAGGGCAGGGAGCACCGCGGTGCCCGGGTCGGCGTCACCGCGCTCGTGCACGGTGATCCCGGCGGGCACCCCGACGCCGTCGAGGAGTGCCGTCGAGGGGACCTCGACGTGGGCGGCGAGGCCCTCGCCCGGGCCGGGGAGCCCCCTTCGCTCCCGCTCCTCGAGGATCGCCAGGAGTGCCGGGACCGCGGTCTCGTCCGCGACGAGGAGCTGGCGCGGCGGGTCGAAGGCCGTGTACAGCGCTCCCCCGGAACGGAATCCGACCGGGTCCCCGACTCGCGCCCGCGACGCCCAGGCCGAGCCGGGACCGCAGTCGCCGTGGGTGACGATGTCGACGTCCACCTCACCGCGGGAGCGTCGCAGCCCACGGATCGTGTACCAACGCAGCCCGGGCTGCTCGGCCTCGGCCATCTCGGCCACGGCGGCGCGCACGTTGACCCGCTTGGCGTCCGGCAGGTGCAGCCGCCCGTCCGCCCCGGGCATGAGCAGCCCGAAGTACTCGTCCGGCCCCGCGAGGTCGTATCCGGTGAGCTCCGGCGCTGCGAGCGTGATCCGTCGCATCGAGTCGTTGAGGTCGGCCACCGCGGCGACGCTCGCCCCGAACTGCACGTGGCCCTGTCGCTCGGCGACGTCGGCCATCTCCCTGCGCTGCAGGCGGCGGGCGACCCCGAAGAGGACGCGGTCCTTCAGCTCGGCGATGGTCATGACTGCTCCTGGGGTCGGGGGAGGACGACGGGGGTGCCGGTGTCCGGGTCGGTGAGGATGCGGCAGCGCACGTCGAAGACCTCGTGGACGAGGTCCGGCGTGACGATGGTGCACGGATCACCCTGGGCGAGGATCCGGCCGTCGCGCACCGCGACGAGATGGGTGGCGTAGCGGGCCGCCATGGCCAGGTCGTGCAGGACCATGACCACCGTCGTGCCACGCGTGCGGTTGAGCGAGCGCACGAGGTCGAGCACCTCGATCTGGTGCGCGATGTCCAGGAACGATGTCGGCTCGTCCAGCAGCAGGATGTCCGGCTGCTGGGCGAGGGCGAGCGCGATCCACACCCGCTGTCGCTGGCCGCCGCTCAGCTCGTCGACGACCCGTTCGGCGAGCCCGGTCGTCCCGGTCAGCTCCAACGCCTCGGCGACGACCGCGTCGTCCTCGCGGCTCGCCCGCCGCAGGAGCCCCTGGTGGGGGTGGCGGCCGTGGGCGACCAGCTCGGCGACCGTCAGGCCCTCGGGCGCGATCGGCCCCTGCGGCAGCAGGCCGATGCTGCGGGCGACGGCCTTCGTCGGGGTCCTGGCCAGGTCACGGCCGTCGAGGACGATCCGCCCGCCGCGCGCGGGCAGCAGCCGGGCGAGCCCGCGCAGGAGCGTGGACTTGCCGCAGCCGTTCGGCCCGACGATCGCGGTCACCGCGCCGTCGGGTACGTCGAGGTCGAGCCGGTCGACGACGATGCGGTCGCGGTAGCCGAGGCTGACCGAGTCGGCGCGTAGTCGGGCCGGGGCGAAGGGGGTCTGCCCCGTCGCCCCGGCGGCCGCCGGCGTCACGGGCGGGGTGTGCGTGTTAGCCGTCATCAGGTCTCCACTCGGGTTCGGGTGACGATGAGCCACAGGAGGAAGGGGGCACCGGCGAGGCCGGTGACCACGCCGACGGGCAGGTTCCCGCCGCCGGGCACGAGGTAGGCGCCGATGTAGTCCGCGACGACCACCATCAGCGCGCCGATGAGGGCGATGTCGACGAGCCGGGTACGGCCCCGGTGCAGCCGGCGACCGATCGGGCCCGCCAGCAGCGCGACGAAGGCGATCGGTCCGCACACGGCACAGGTGCCCGCGACGAGCAGGACGACCCCGAGCATCGCGAGCGCCCGGTGGCGTTCGACGGCGACGCCGAGCCCGGCGGCGAGGTCGTCGCCGAGCATCATCACGCGCAGCTGTCGGTGCAGCAGGAGCATCGCCGGCAGGGCCACGGCGGCGAGCACCGCGAGGCGAGCGATCTCGGTCCAGCTCGCGGCAGCAACCGACCCGGTCAGCCAGACCATCGCCTCGGACAGTCGGTAGACGTCCGCGCGCAGCAGCACCCAGTGGGTCAGGGCGACGAGCAGCGCGGAGCAACCGACCCCGACGATGATCAGGGCGTGGGTACCCCCCTTCGCTCCCCCGCTGCTCATGCCCACGAGGACGGCCGCCACGGCAAGGGCTCCGAGGAAGGCCACCATCGTGACGCCCGGCCCGGACAGACCGAGGACGATCAGCGAGAACACGGCCGCGGTGGACGCTCCGCCGCTGATGCCGAGGATGTCCGGGCTGGCCAGGGGGTTGCGCATGAGGTCCTGCATGACGCCGCCGGCGACGGCCAGCGAGGCACCGGCGAGCACCGCGGCCACCGCCCGCGGGAGTGTGGACTCCATGAGGATGAAGCTCGCGCCGGGGATGTCGGCGCCGCCGATGATCCGCAGCGTGTCCGGGATGGTGACCGTGTAGTCGCCGAGGGTGACCCGCACGACGACGGCGGCGGCGAGGAGCAGGCCGAGGGCCGACGTGCGGCGCAGTGCCCGCCGCGAGCGGTGACGCCGCGCTCGACGCACGAGCTGCGCTGTCTCGGACGTGGGGTCCGGTGCGGTGGTCAGTGTGCTCATCGGCGCACCGCCCGCCGGGCGAGGAGGATGAGCACCGGAGCGCCGACGACGGCGGTCATCACGCCGACCTGGACCTCGCCGGGCGGAGCGATGACCCGGCCGAGGGTGTCCGCCGCGATGACCAGGGCAGGGCCCACCAGCAGCGAGCCGATGAGCAGCCGGCCGTGGTCCGGCCCACCGAGGAGCCGCAGCAGGTGCGGCACGGCCAGACCGACGAAGGCGATCGGGCCGGCGAGCGCGCACGCGGCCGCAGTGAGCAGGAGCGCCCCGGCGAGCGCCCCACCGCGGGCGAGCACGACCCGCTGACCGAGGGAGCGGGCGACGTCGTCACCGAGCGCCATCGCGTTGAGGGTGCGTCCGGAGGTCAGCGTCAGCAGCAACCCGACGAGGACGAAGGGCAGGATCGGCAGGATCAGCCCGGCGTCCTTGCCCGCGACGGAGCCCACCTGC
The DNA window shown above is from Janibacter sp. A1S7 and carries:
- a CDS encoding heavy metal translocating P-type ATPase, translated to MSTVTDPRSESTTDEHTVDLAITGMTCASCSARVERNLGKIDGVDAVVNLATEKARVSHPESVSIDELIATVEKSGYGATVIEPEARLAPPKHTPVARADLARRAIVAGALAAVVVLLAMGPWSFPANPWLQLLVTTPVVVWAAWPFHRAAFVNARHLASTMDTLVSLGVSAAYLWSLVTLLTGAGQDGHYYFETAAVITAFLLIGRWLEARSKDEGRSALTELMDLGAKGVAVQRIDSRTRATTEVILPLDELQVGDHFIVRPGEKVATDGRIIDGTSSIDTSLVTGESVPVDVRSGDTVDAGTVNTSGRLIVEATAVGSDTTFAAIVRLVEQAQTGKADVQRLADRVSAVFVPAVLVVALLTFVGWWIGSGSATTAIGVAVTVLIIACPCALGLATPMALLVGTSRGAQKGILIKGPQVLEDTRRIDTLVLDKTGTITTGVAQVTDLAAAPGLHPAAVLSAAAAVESGSEHPIARAIVRRAQDQGIKIPRITDFESLPGSGAVATIKGTRVTVGKSDLFDEVPPELATLERRGTTVFVGWERKARGALTVADEVRDTSGDAIRALRAEGLQVWLLSGDAEHNATAIAATVGIDAEHVIAGVRPHDKHDVIERLQGEGRVVAMVGDGVNDAAAIVRADLGMAMGTGTDVAMESADIVLVHADLESVPRAISLSRETLKVIKQNLGWAFGYNIAAIPLAVAGLLNPMIAGAAMAMSSVLVVLNSLRLRRVLPDD
- a CDS encoding ABC transporter permease, with amino-acid sequence MSTHAWALVAQRDVSVRMRDKTFIGSTLLTLVIILGVFGFQIWQGNQESTYDVAVTSQSAQMGEVLTDQAPTIDDTVTITTTEVDDDAAAKSAVMDKDVDAWLSPTDDGWQLVGKSEVDSGLLSVADTAIRQHVLTANAAHAGTDLATLQAGSAVSTDILDGDAEQRQIGQAVGFGMAFLFYMAAIIFGMYLAMSVTEEKQSRIVEIIATSIPLRHLLFGKLAAAVVLAVGQLVLYGIVAVIGVTFTEWGDLLPGFTSSLAWFVVFFLAGFTMIAALYAVAGSLASRQEDIQSTSLPVTMLIMVMFFGAIFAKGTVVEVLAWIPPFSAILQPMRLVSGESSWWEALISLGLLAAATFAVILLAERIYRRALMQTSGKLSVAQAWKAEI
- a CDS encoding ABC transporter ATP-binding protein, which translates into the protein MANTPHTITVEGLTRRFGDFTAVDHVDFTVEQGSMTGFVGGNGAGKTTTMRMIMGVLSITEGRVLWGERPITVADQRTIGYMPEERGLYPKQKVLDQLIYLGQLKGLTRTAARESVMTLLERLDLAERATDPVEALSLGNQQRVQIAAALMIEPSALILDEPFSGLDPEAVDSMADLLREHTARGVPVLFSSHQLDLVDRLCDELVILAGGRVRGSGSPAELRGGAPRRHRLVAVRDAGWVREIPGLVTVDVDGPTAIIDLPTDVEEERRRLLGEVLAEGLRRGGVEELSPIIPPLSEVYREVTA
- a CDS encoding response regulator transcription factor, with amino-acid sequence MSRTLRVLLVDDQPLIRSGFAMMLSVEDDLEVVGEAATGREAVDMAATHRPDVIVMDVQMPVMDGVAATREIVERELGRVLILTTFDRDDYLFDALRAGASGFLLKNAEAEQLVEALRAVGHGHALLAPEVTKRVIAQMSADPQATGEGSPSPHAGLISQLTGRELDVLRLVGTGKSNREIAAELVIGAATVKTHVSSIFAKLQVRDRVGAVIVAHEAGIV
- a CDS encoding sensor histidine kinase — translated: MASWVDRVGDFFALDDDWVRPDGGIGRSDVVLTVVSVAVSLFVLELMRSVGSLSQVDGPVWQQVLLTAVPCLFLLPRRRWPLTTAALASAGYLAIGIYVPLMTSLLSTQVVFFLVVFAGVAWARNRRAMVVVYAVILAAMFLWLVWSFAVGRVLRDMAPAPDPGALFSVTVAAALMAGTINILYFGGAVIGGQMAWRSARQRADLEQQTATIREQAEGLRDNAIIEERLRIARELHDVVAHHVSGIGVQAAAARRVLDTDPEAAKGALGRIEDGSRDAVIQMRGLLGTLRKGEASAAVEGAGVDGSVDAAPDFTPQPGLGDLPELVTSRTTSSLTVVHDLVEESDDDLVRVPDAVGHSLYRTAQEALTNVTRHSSARTARVTVRVGARSAEVEVTDDGRPRPGTSGTGMGQLGIRERISSHHGTVEMGPRPLGGYRVRARIPLRSGGGS
- a CDS encoding VOC family protein, coding for MRVDHVSFAADQSGVKATAERLGEALGVTPVDGGLHPRFGTRNMILPLAHERYVEIVEVLDHPSSDKAPFGQVVRARSEAGGGWMGWVIRVDDDLESVEKRLDRQAVDGNRRLNDGREFLWKQIGIKGTLADPQLPFFVKWGEGSPHPSQEAETDVTIASLQIAGDPDRVRDWLGGHPAQETSSVIDFDFVAPNGTPGLMSVTFNTPNGPVTL
- a CDS encoding RNA methyltransferase, with protein sequence MLVPAMADLVITSPANQRLKDLVALRRRRARECSGTTLLEGLEETTLALDAGVVPRALFHCPELMLDPHAGAALVERARRTGAEIVELGRTAFEKVAYREGPDGILARVPLPGHALADVELPEGALVVLCEGVEKPGNLGAVLRTADAAGVALVIAADPVTDWGNPNVIRSSKGTVFSVPVASASTDEAWAWLTERGVAVVATTPDTHVDHTDADLTGPVAVAVGSEKYGLSEAALARAQYRVRIPMVGQANSLNVATSAAIVVYEAVRQRRAG